The Brassica napus cultivar Da-Ae chromosome C7, Da-Ae, whole genome shotgun sequence genome has a segment encoding these proteins:
- the LOC106348950 gene encoding kinesin-like protein KIN-4A isoform X2 translates to MESDDCSVKVAVHIRPLIGDERLQGCKDCVTVVSGKPQVQIGSHSFTFDHVYGSTGSPSTEMYQECAAPLVDGLFQGYNATVLAYGQTGSGKTYTMGTGCGDNSSQTGIVPQVMNALFTKIETLKDHIEFQIHVSFIEIHKEEVQDLLDPSTINKSDTKVAHVPGKPPIQIRESSNGVITLAGSTEVSVTTLKEMAACLDQGSFSRATGSTNMNNQSSRSHAIFTISVEQMRKINNNTDSPENGSLKEEYLCAKLHLVDLAGSERAKRTGSDGMRFKEGVHINKGLLALGNVISALGDEKKRKDGAHVPYRDSKLTRLLQDSLGGNSRTVMIACISPADINAEETLNTLKYANRARNIRNKPVVNRDPVSSEMLKMRQQLEYLQAELSLRNGGSSCAELQVLKERIASLETANEDLCRELHEYRSRCGGVEEPTDKDFKDIQADEIVGSVRPDGLKRSLHSIESSNYPMVEATTGDSREVDEEAKEWEHKLLQNSMDKELHELNRRLEEKESEMKLFDDPAALKQHFGKKIAEVEDEKRSVQEERNRLLAEIENLASSGGQAQKLQDVHAQNLKSLEAQIQDLKKKQESQVQLLKQKQKSDDAAKRLQDEIQSIKAQKVQLQHRMKQEAEQFRQWKASREKELLQLRKEGRKSEYERHKLQALNQRQKMVLQRKTEEAAMATKRLKELLEARKSSPREHSGGTNGFATNGQTNEKSLQRWLDHELEVMVNVHEVRHEYEKQSHVRAALAEELAVLRQVDEFAVKGLSPPRGKNGFARLLFFSHMNFHLISNFAYKFFVFRASSLSPNARTARISSLENMLEISSNSLVAMASQLSEAEERERAFTSRGRWNQLRSMGEAKNLLQYMFNSLAETRCQLWEKDVEIKEMKDQFKEIVGLLRQSELRRKEAEKEVKLREQAHATSLASSPLGTPPSSVKHLAEDMTTPSPMTVPAQKQLKFTPGIANGKVKDSAAFINTNKKMVPMGQVSMRKLSAIGQQSGKLWRWKRSHHQWIVQFKWKWQKPWRLSEWIRHSDETLLKAKSRHKALPKKIM, encoded by the exons ATGGAATCAGATGATTGCTCTGTTAAAGTTGCTGTCCACATCAGACCGCTCATCGGCGACGAACGGCTTCAAGGTTGTAAAGATTGTGTCACTGTCGTTTCCGGTAAACCTCAG GTACAAATTGGATCACATTCTTTTACGTTCGACCATGTATACGGAAGCACTGGCTCTCCATCTACCGAAATGTATCAAGAATGCGCTGCACCGCTCGTTGACGGTTTATTCCAAGGCTACAACGCGACGGTTCTTGCTTATGGCCAGACTGGTTCCGGTAAAACATACACAATGGGCACAGGCTGCGGAGACAACAGCAGCCAAACAGGGATCGTACCTCAAGTCATGAACGCTCTTTTCACCAAGATTGAGACTCTCAAGGATCATATCGAGTTTCAGATACACGTTTCTTTCATCGAG ATTCATAAAGAAGAGGTGCAAGATTTGCTGGATCCTTCCACTATTAACAAGTCAGACACTAAGGTAGCACATGTCCCTGGGAAGCCACCGATACAGATCAGAGAATCATCCAACGGTGTTATCACATTAGCTGGATCCACGGAAGTAAGCGTCACTACTCTCAAAGAGATGGCTGCTTGTCTCGATCAAGGCTCGTTCAGCAGAGCTACTGGTAGTACCAACATGAACAATCAGTCAAG TCGTTCACATGCCATTTTCACTATCTCCGTGGAGCAAATGCGCAAGATTAATAATAATACAGATTCTCCTGAAAACGGTAGCTTGAAAGAAGAGTATCTGTGTGCAAAGTTGCACCTTGTAGACCTTGCTGGTTCGGAACGTGCCAAACGAACTGGCTCTGACGGTATGAGATTTAAAGAAG GAGTACACATAAACAAAGGCCTCCTTGCGCTTGGTAATGTCATCAGTGCTCTCGGAGATGAGAAAAAGCGTAAAGATGGTGCCCATGTTCCTTACAGAGACAGTAAACTTACACGGCTTTTGCag GATTCACTTGGGGGCAACAGCAGAACTGTAATGATAG CTTGCATCAGTCCTGCAGATATTAATGCGGAGGAAACACTTAACACTCTTAAATATGCAAACCGTGCTCGAAACATCCGGAACAAACCTGTT gTTAATAGAGATCCTGTGTCCAGTGAGATGCTGAAAATGCGTCAACAGCTCGAATACTTACAGGCAGAGCTCTCCTTACGTAATGGAGGATCCTCATGTGCAGAGCTTCAG GTTCTTAAGGAAAGGATTGCTTCCCTCGAAACTGCTAATGAAGACCTTTGCCGGGAGCTTCATGAGTACAGAAGCAGATGTGGTGGTGTAGAGGAGCCTACTGACAAAGACTTTAAAGACATACAAGCT gatgaaatcgtcggtTCGGTTAGACCAGATGGGCTGAAAAGGAGCTTGCACAGTATAGAGTCGTCTAATTACCCCATGGTTGAAGCCACTACAGGTGATTCAAGGGAAGTAGACGAAGAGGCAAAGGAGTGGGAGCACAAGCTCTTGCAGAATAGTATGGACAAAGAGTTGCATGAACTGAACCGCCGTCTAGAGGAAAAAGAG TCTGAAATGAAGCTTTTTGATGATCCGGCTGCGCTAAAGCAACATTTTGGAAAGAAAATTGCGGAGGTGGAGGATGAAAAGAGATCTGTTCAG GAAGAGAGAAACCGTTTGTTAGCTGAAATTGAGAACCTTGCTTCTTCTGGTGGCCAAGCACAGAAGCTGCAAGATGTGCATGCTCAgaatcttaaatcgcttgaagCACAGATTCAAGACCTTAAGAAAAAGCAGGAGAGCCAGGTTCAGCTACTGAAGCAGAAGCAAAAGAGTGACGACGCGGCTAAGAGGTTACAAGACGAAATCCAGTCCATCAAGGCCCAAAAG GTCCAGCTGCAGCACAGAATGAAACAAGAAGCAGAACAGTTTCGACAGTGGAAAGCCTCCCGGGAGAAGGAACTTTTGCAG TTACGGAAAGAAGGGAGAAAGAGCGAGTATGAAAGGCATAAGCTGCAAGCTTTAAATCAGCGCCAGAAAATG GTTCTACAGAGGAAGACAGAAGAGGCTGCAATGGCTACCAAGAGGTTAAAAGAGTTGTTGGAAGCTAGGAAGTCTTCTCCTCGTGAACACTCAG GTGGTACAAATGGCTTTGCAACAAATGGTCAG ACCAACGAGAAGTCGTTGCAGCGGTGGCTAGATCATGAGCTGGAAGTCATGGTGAATGTGCATGAAGTACGTCACGAGTACGAGAAACAAAGCCATGT ACGAGCTGCTCTAGCGGAAGAGTTGGCTGTGTTAAGACAAGTTGATGAGTTTGCAGTGAAAGGGTTAAGTCCTCCAAGAGGAAAAAATGGCTTTGCTAGGTTACTTTTCTTTTCTCACATGAATTTTCATTTGATTTCTAATTTTGCTTAcaagttttttgttttcaggGCATCATCGTTGTCACCTAATGCAAGGACGGCGAGAATATCTTCGCTTGAGAACATGCTAGAGATATCTTCCAACTCTCTAGTGGCAATGGCGTCACAGCTTTCTGAGGCGGAAGAACGTGAGCGTGCCTTTACAAGCCGTGGCCGTTGGAACCAGCTAAGGTCAATGGGAGAGGCAAAGAACTTGCTTCAGTACATGTTCAACTCTCTTGCGGAAACAAG GTGCCAGTTGTGGGAGAAAGATGTGGaaataaaagaaatgaaagatCAGTTTAAAGAAATTGTTGGCCTTCTGAGGCAGAGTGAGCTGAGAAGGAAAGAAGCTGAAAAGGAGGTTAAGTTAAGGGAGCAAGCACATGCAACTTCCTTAGCTTCATCTCCACTT GGAACCCCACCGAGTTCAGTGAAGCATTTAGCTGAGGACATGACCACACCTTCTCCAATGACTGTGCCAGCACAGAAACAGCTCAAATTCACTCCGGGGATTGCTAACGGCAAAGTGAAAGACTCAGCTGCATTTATTAATACAAACAAGAAG ATGGTACCAATGGGACAAGTATCGATGAGGAAACTATCCGCCATTGGACAACAGAGTGGGAAGCTTTGGAGGTGGAAGAGAAGTCATCACCAGTGGATTGTCCAATTCAAATGGAAGTGGCAAAAGCCATGGAGGCTCTCCGAGTGGATTAGGCACAGTGACGAAACACTTCTCAAGGCTAAATCTCGACATAAGGCTCTGCCTAAGAAGATCATGTGA
- the LOC106348950 gene encoding kinesin-like protein KIN-4A isoform X3 produces MIALLKLLSTSDRSSATNGFKVVKIVSLSFPVQIGSHSFTFDHVYGSTGSPSTEMYQECAAPLVDGLFQGYNATVLAYGQTGSGKTYTMGTGCGDNSSQTGIVPQVMNALFTKIETLKDHIEFQIHVSFIEIHKEEVQDLLDPSTINKSDTKVAHVPGKPPIQIRESSNGVITLAGSTEVSVTTLKEMAACLDQGSFSRATGSTNMNNQSSRSHAIFTISVEQMRKINNNTDSPENGSLKEEYLCAKLHLVDLAGSERAKRTGSDGMRFKEGVHINKGLLALGNVISALGDEKKRKDGAHVPYRDSKLTRLLQDSLGGNSRTVMIACISPADINAEETLNTLKYANRARNIRNKPVVNRDPVSSEMLKMRQQLEYLQAELSLRNGGSSCAELQVLKERIASLETANEDLCRELHEYRSRCGGVEEPTDKDFKDIQAVDEIVGSVRPDGLKRSLHSIESSNYPMVEATTGDSREVDEEAKEWEHKLLQNSMDKELHELNRRLEEKESEMKLFDDPAALKQHFGKKIAEVEDEKRSVQEERNRLLAEIENLASSGGQAQKLQDVHAQNLKSLEAQIQDLKKKQESQVQLLKQKQKSDDAAKRLQDEIQSIKAQKVQLQHRMKQEAEQFRQWKASREKELLQLRKEGRKSEYERHKLQALNQRQKMVLQRKTEEAAMATKRLKELLEARKSSPREHSGGTNGFATNGQTNEKSLQRWLDHELEVMVNVHEVRHEYEKQSHVRAALAEELAVLRQVDEFAVKGLSPPRGKNGFARLLFFSHMNFHLISNFAYKFFVFRASSLSPNARTARISSLENMLEISSNSLVAMASQLSEAEERERAFTSRGRWNQLRSMGEAKNLLQYMFNSLAETRCQLWEKDVEIKEMKDQFKEIVGLLRQSELRRKEAEKEVKLREQAHATSLASSPLGTPPSSVKHLAEDMTTPSPMTVPAQKQLKFTPGIANGKVKDSAAFINTNKKMVPMGQVSMRKLSAIGQQSGKLWRWKRSHHQWIVQFKWKWQKPWRLSEWIRHSDETLLKAKSRHKALPKKIM; encoded by the exons ATGATTGCTCTGTTAAAGTTGCTGTCCACATCAGACCGCTCATCGGCGACGAACGGCTTCAAGGTTGTAAAGATTGTGTCACTGTCGTTTCCG GTACAAATTGGATCACATTCTTTTACGTTCGACCATGTATACGGAAGCACTGGCTCTCCATCTACCGAAATGTATCAAGAATGCGCTGCACCGCTCGTTGACGGTTTATTCCAAGGCTACAACGCGACGGTTCTTGCTTATGGCCAGACTGGTTCCGGTAAAACATACACAATGGGCACAGGCTGCGGAGACAACAGCAGCCAAACAGGGATCGTACCTCAAGTCATGAACGCTCTTTTCACCAAGATTGAGACTCTCAAGGATCATATCGAGTTTCAGATACACGTTTCTTTCATCGAG ATTCATAAAGAAGAGGTGCAAGATTTGCTGGATCCTTCCACTATTAACAAGTCAGACACTAAGGTAGCACATGTCCCTGGGAAGCCACCGATACAGATCAGAGAATCATCCAACGGTGTTATCACATTAGCTGGATCCACGGAAGTAAGCGTCACTACTCTCAAAGAGATGGCTGCTTGTCTCGATCAAGGCTCGTTCAGCAGAGCTACTGGTAGTACCAACATGAACAATCAGTCAAG TCGTTCACATGCCATTTTCACTATCTCCGTGGAGCAAATGCGCAAGATTAATAATAATACAGATTCTCCTGAAAACGGTAGCTTGAAAGAAGAGTATCTGTGTGCAAAGTTGCACCTTGTAGACCTTGCTGGTTCGGAACGTGCCAAACGAACTGGCTCTGACGGTATGAGATTTAAAGAAG GAGTACACATAAACAAAGGCCTCCTTGCGCTTGGTAATGTCATCAGTGCTCTCGGAGATGAGAAAAAGCGTAAAGATGGTGCCCATGTTCCTTACAGAGACAGTAAACTTACACGGCTTTTGCag GATTCACTTGGGGGCAACAGCAGAACTGTAATGATAG CTTGCATCAGTCCTGCAGATATTAATGCGGAGGAAACACTTAACACTCTTAAATATGCAAACCGTGCTCGAAACATCCGGAACAAACCTGTT gTTAATAGAGATCCTGTGTCCAGTGAGATGCTGAAAATGCGTCAACAGCTCGAATACTTACAGGCAGAGCTCTCCTTACGTAATGGAGGATCCTCATGTGCAGAGCTTCAG GTTCTTAAGGAAAGGATTGCTTCCCTCGAAACTGCTAATGAAGACCTTTGCCGGGAGCTTCATGAGTACAGAAGCAGATGTGGTGGTGTAGAGGAGCCTACTGACAAAGACTTTAAAGACATACAAGCTGTA gatgaaatcgtcggtTCGGTTAGACCAGATGGGCTGAAAAGGAGCTTGCACAGTATAGAGTCGTCTAATTACCCCATGGTTGAAGCCACTACAGGTGATTCAAGGGAAGTAGACGAAGAGGCAAAGGAGTGGGAGCACAAGCTCTTGCAGAATAGTATGGACAAAGAGTTGCATGAACTGAACCGCCGTCTAGAGGAAAAAGAG TCTGAAATGAAGCTTTTTGATGATCCGGCTGCGCTAAAGCAACATTTTGGAAAGAAAATTGCGGAGGTGGAGGATGAAAAGAGATCTGTTCAG GAAGAGAGAAACCGTTTGTTAGCTGAAATTGAGAACCTTGCTTCTTCTGGTGGCCAAGCACAGAAGCTGCAAGATGTGCATGCTCAgaatcttaaatcgcttgaagCACAGATTCAAGACCTTAAGAAAAAGCAGGAGAGCCAGGTTCAGCTACTGAAGCAGAAGCAAAAGAGTGACGACGCGGCTAAGAGGTTACAAGACGAAATCCAGTCCATCAAGGCCCAAAAG GTCCAGCTGCAGCACAGAATGAAACAAGAAGCAGAACAGTTTCGACAGTGGAAAGCCTCCCGGGAGAAGGAACTTTTGCAG TTACGGAAAGAAGGGAGAAAGAGCGAGTATGAAAGGCATAAGCTGCAAGCTTTAAATCAGCGCCAGAAAATG GTTCTACAGAGGAAGACAGAAGAGGCTGCAATGGCTACCAAGAGGTTAAAAGAGTTGTTGGAAGCTAGGAAGTCTTCTCCTCGTGAACACTCAG GTGGTACAAATGGCTTTGCAACAAATGGTCAG ACCAACGAGAAGTCGTTGCAGCGGTGGCTAGATCATGAGCTGGAAGTCATGGTGAATGTGCATGAAGTACGTCACGAGTACGAGAAACAAAGCCATGT ACGAGCTGCTCTAGCGGAAGAGTTGGCTGTGTTAAGACAAGTTGATGAGTTTGCAGTGAAAGGGTTAAGTCCTCCAAGAGGAAAAAATGGCTTTGCTAGGTTACTTTTCTTTTCTCACATGAATTTTCATTTGATTTCTAATTTTGCTTAcaagttttttgttttcaggGCATCATCGTTGTCACCTAATGCAAGGACGGCGAGAATATCTTCGCTTGAGAACATGCTAGAGATATCTTCCAACTCTCTAGTGGCAATGGCGTCACAGCTTTCTGAGGCGGAAGAACGTGAGCGTGCCTTTACAAGCCGTGGCCGTTGGAACCAGCTAAGGTCAATGGGAGAGGCAAAGAACTTGCTTCAGTACATGTTCAACTCTCTTGCGGAAACAAG GTGCCAGTTGTGGGAGAAAGATGTGGaaataaaagaaatgaaagatCAGTTTAAAGAAATTGTTGGCCTTCTGAGGCAGAGTGAGCTGAGAAGGAAAGAAGCTGAAAAGGAGGTTAAGTTAAGGGAGCAAGCACATGCAACTTCCTTAGCTTCATCTCCACTT GGAACCCCACCGAGTTCAGTGAAGCATTTAGCTGAGGACATGACCACACCTTCTCCAATGACTGTGCCAGCACAGAAACAGCTCAAATTCACTCCGGGGATTGCTAACGGCAAAGTGAAAGACTCAGCTGCATTTATTAATACAAACAAGAAG ATGGTACCAATGGGACAAGTATCGATGAGGAAACTATCCGCCATTGGACAACAGAGTGGGAAGCTTTGGAGGTGGAAGAGAAGTCATCACCAGTGGATTGTCCAATTCAAATGGAAGTGGCAAAAGCCATGGAGGCTCTCCGAGTGGATTAGGCACAGTGACGAAACACTTCTCAAGGCTAAATCTCGACATAAGGCTCTGCCTAAGAAGATCATGTGA